The Papio anubis isolate 15944 chromosome 5, Panubis1.0, whole genome shotgun sequence genome has a segment encoding these proteins:
- the LOC116274946 gene encoding matrix-remodeling-associated protein 5-like produces the protein MKPAKIEHKEENDHKVFYGGDLKVDCVATGLPNPEISWSLPDGSLVNSFMQSDDSGGRTKRYVVFNNGTLYFNEVGMREEGDYTCFAENQVGKDEMRVRVKVVTAPATIRNKTCSAVQVPYGDVATVACEAKGEPMPKVTWLSPTNRVIPTASEKYQIYQDGTLLIQKAQRSDSGNYTCLVRNSAGEDRKTVWIHVNVQPPKINGSPNPITTVREIAAGGSRKLIDCRAEGIPTPRVLWAFPEGVVLPAPYYGNRVTVHGNGSLDIRSLRKSDSVQLVCMARNEGGEARLIVQLTVLEPMEKPIFHDPISEKITAMAGHTISLNCSAAGSPTPSLVWVLPNGTDLQSGQQLQRFYHKADGMLHISGLSSVDAGAYRCVARNAAGHTERLVSLKVGLKPEANKQYHNLVSIINGETLKLPCTPPGAGQGHFSWTLPNGMRLEGPQALGRISLLDNGTLAVREASVFDRGTYVCRMETEYGPSVTSIPVIVIAYPPRITSEPTPVIYTRPGNTVKLNCMAMGIPKADITWELPDKSHLKAGVQARLYGNRFLHPQGSLTIQHATQRDAGFYKCMAKNILGSDSKTTYIHVF, from the coding sequence ATGAAACCGGCCAAGATTGAGCACAAGGAGGAGAACGACCACAAAGTCTTCTATGGGGGTGACCTGAAAGTGGACTGTGTGGCCACCGGGCTTCCCAATCCTGAGATCTCCTGGAGCCTCCCGGATGGGAGTCTGGTGAACTCCTTCATGCAGTCAGATGACAGCGGTGGACGCACCAAGCGCTATGTTGTCTTCAACAATGGGACGCTCTACTTTAATGAAGTGGggatgagggaggaaggagactACACCTGCTTTGCCGAAAATCAGGTCGGGAAGGACGAGATGAGAGTCAGAGTCAAGGTGGTGACAGCGCCTGCCACCATCCGGAACAAGACTTGCTCGGCGGTTCAGGTGCCCTATGGAGATGTGGCCACTGTAGCCTGTGAGGCCAAAGGAGAACCCATGCCCAAGGTGACTTGGTTGTCCCCAACCAACCGGGTGATCCCCACCGCCTCTGAGAAGTATCAGATATACCAAGATGGCACTCTCCTTATTCAGAAAGCCCAGCGCTCTGACAGTGGCAACTACACCTGCCTGGTCAGGAACAGCGCCGGAGAGGATAGGAAGACGGTGTGGATTCACGTCAATGTCCAGCCACCCAAAATCAACGGTAGCCCCAACCCCATCACCACTGTGCGGGAGATAGCAGCCGGGGGCAGTCGGAAACTGATTGACTGCAGAGCTGAAGGCATCCCCACCCCGAGGGTGTTATGGGCTTTTCCCGAGGGTGTGGTTCTGCCAGCTCCATACTATGGAAATCGGGTCACTGTCCATGGCAACGGTTCCCTAGACATCAGGAGTCTGAGGAAGAGCGACTCCGTTCAGCTAGTATGCATGGCGCGCAACGAGGGAGGGGAGGCCAGGTTGATCGTGCAGCTCACTGTCCTGGAGcccatggagaaacccatcttcCACGACCCGATCAGCGAGAAGATCACGGCCATGGCGGGCCACACCATCAGCCTCAACTGCTCTGCCGCGGGGAGCCCGACACCCAGCCTGGTGTGGGTCCTTCCCAATGGCACCGATCTGCAGAGCGGACAGCAGCTGCAGCGCTTCTACCACAAGGCTGACGGCATGCTCCACATCAGCGGTCTCTCCTCGGTGGATGCCGGGGCCTACCGCTGCGTGGCCCGCAACGCCGCTGGCCACACGGAGAGGCTGGTCTCCCTGAAGGTGGGGCTGAAACCAGAAGCAAACAAGCAGTATCATAACCTGGTCAGCATCATCAACGGTGAGACCCTGAAGCTCCCCTGCACCCCTCCCGGGGCTGGGCAGGGACATTTCTCCTGGACGCTCCCCAACGGCATGCGTCTGGAGGGCCCCCAAGCCCTGGGACGCATTTCCCTTCTGGACAATGGCACCCTCGCGGTTCGTGAGGCCTCGGTGTTTGACAGGGGTACCTATGTATGCAGGATGGAGACGGAGTACGGCCCTTCGGTCACCAGCATCCCCGTGATTGTGATCGCCTATCCTCCCCGGATCACCAGCGAGCCCACCCCCGTCATCTACACCCGGCCCGGGAACACCGTGAAGCTGAACTGCATGGCTATGGGGATTCCCAAAGCTGACATCACGTGGGAGCTGCCGGATAAGTCGCATCTGAAGGCAGGGGTTCAGGCTCGTCTGTATGGAAACAGATTTCTTCACCCGCAGGGATCACTGACCATCCAGCATGCCACACAGAGAGACGCCGGCTTCTACAAGTGCATGGCAAAAAACATTCTCGGCAGTGACTCGAAAACAACTTACATCCATGTCTTCTGA